The genomic segment CTTGAAGCGAACGTCGCGCTGGATCGCAGCACCGCTATCGGCAAGCGACCAGTCGGCATGCAGTTCCCGCAGCAGCGCCTGTGCCTGCTCGGCGGGCAGGTGGGGATCACCCTTCTTCAGGCGTTGGCAGCGGCGTTCGGCGAGCGGGATCATGGCGTCACTGGAACTTGTAATAGGTGGTGTTGAGATACTGCACGACGTCGTCGATCTGCTCGTCGAACCAGGTCAGACCAAGGCTCTGTTCGCAGCGTATGACCTGCTTGCGCAGGCCGGCAAGTGAACCGACGCGATGATCCGCACGCGTATAGACACCGCTGTCGTGACACTTCAGGCAATGGGCGTCGTGCAGGGTCTTGCCGGCACTGAGGTCGGCGGCGGAAGCGCTGGTCACAGCACAGCCCAACGCGAATGTGGCGGTGTACAGGCAGTTGCGAAATACATTCATGCGATTCTCCTTGTATGCGGAATGCTGGCCACTCGCTGGAGCGGGCTCCTGCAAGCGGCACCATCACGCGTTTCCCTAAGCCCTGATGCCCAGTCTGGCCACGCGTACGGGTGCCGGCGGGTGGCTGTCGTGGAACGCAGAATACAACGGATCCGGTGTGAGTGTGCTGGCATTGTCACGGTAGAGCTTCACCAGGGCGTTGGCCAGGCTGGGGGCGGCCGTCTGCTGTACGGCGAAGGCATCGGCCTCGAACTCGTGCTGGCGCGACAAGCGGCTGAACAGTGGCTGCAGGAATACACTGAACACGGGTGCCGCGAGCATGAACAGCAGCAGCGCCATGTGTAGCGAGGGTTCACTCACGCCGAGGCCGTGGTAGAACGCCGGCTGGCCCGCCAGCCAGCCGAGCAGGGCCATGCCGGCGAGGCTCAGTCCGATGATGGCGCCGAGACGTTTCTGCACATGGCGATGCTTGAAGTGCCCGAGTTCGTGCGCCAGTACCGCTTCGATCTCGTCAGGCTCCAGTGCCTTCAGCAGGGTGTCGAAGAACACGATGCGCTTGTTGCGGCCGAGCCCCGTGAAGTAGGCGTTGCCATGACCCGAGCGGCGCGAACCGTCCATGACGAAGATACCTTCGCTGTGGAAGCCGCAGTGTGCCAGCAGGGTCTCGATGCGCTGCCGCAGTGCGTCGTCAGCCAACGGCGAGAAGGTGTTGAACAGCGGTGCGATGAAGGTCGGGTAGGCCCACATCATCAGCAGGCTGAAGCCGACCCATACCATCCAGACATACAGCCACCAGTAGGGGCCGGACGCCTGCATCAGCCACAGTACCAGGGCGATGAGCGGCGTACCGATGACGAGCAGCAACAGGGCCTGCTTGCCCAGGTCGCCGAGGAAGGTGGCGGCGCTGGTGCGGTTGAAACCGAAGCGTGCCTCCAGCCCGAACGTCATCCAGGCCCCGAAGGGTACGTCCAGCAGGCTGCCGATGAATAAGAAACTCATCATCACCACCACCCCGGTCGGCAGCGGCCCCCAGCCCGCCTGCGTCCACAGTGCATCCAACAGGGCCAGACCCCCGCCCAGCGTCCAGAGCAGCAGCAGGGCGTGGTCGTAGAGGAGTTCGGTGCGGCCCAGGCGGGTCTTGGCGGTGGTGTAGTCGGCCGCCTTCTGGTGAGTCGCGAGGGTGATGCGGTCGGCGAATGCGCCCGGCACGCGGTCGCGGCAGGTACGGATATGGGCGATGTGGCGGCCGGCCAGCCACTGCTGCAGCAGCAGCGACAGGATGACGGCGGCGACGAATAAGGCGGTGTAGGTGTTCATGTGCTCCGGATGACGTTCCACCGGGGGGTGGATAGGGTACTCTAGACTCTGTCCAGAGTAGCCTCTGATAGAATGCAACTCAACCATTCAAATGTGAAAAACAAGGTAACTTCATGACGCCGCACCCCGACAACCTGATCTGGATCGATCTGGAGATGACAGGGCTGGACACCAACACGGATTCCATCATCGAGATCGCCACCATCGTCACCGACGCCCAGCTCAACCTGATCGAGGAAGGCCCCGTGTTCGCCATCCACCAGCCGGATGCGGTGCTCGACGCCATGGACGATTGGAACAAGAATCAGCACGGGAGTTCCGGCTTGATACAGCGGGTGCGCAGCAGTCCTCTGAATGAGCAGGATGCCGAGCAGATGACGCTGGATTTCCTCAGGAAACACGTCCCCGCCAAGGCCTCGCCCATGTGCGGCAACAGTATCTGCCAGGACCGACGCTTCCTGGCACGCTGTATGCCCGACCTCGAGGCCTATTTCCACTACCGCAACCTCGATGTCAGTACGCTCAAAGAGCTCCTTCGCCGCTGGGCCCCGCACGCGCCGCAGTTCGAGAAGACCGCGGTGCACCTCGCCCTGGACGATGTCCGCGATTCCATCCGCGAATTGCTGTTCTATCGGGAGCGGTTCTTCCGCCTGCCCGGCACGTGAGGGGGCGCGCGCACAAGACGCTCGGGGCTACGGAGGCGCACGGAAAGCTACAGGGACTGGCAAGGTAGTCAGTTTTCCATTCCGTGTCTTTCCGTGTGCTTCCGTGGCCTATGTCTTGCAAGCTGTGGTGGCGCCAGTGCTTACGCCCGAAATACCAGGCCTCGTCCTTTCCATTCGACCGGCAGCCTGTCCCGGCGTGGATTTCGTGGCCGCAGCGGGGTTCCTTCACTCCACCTGCTCACCCGCCAGGTACAGCCAGGTCTCGACCACGGTATCGGGATTGAGCGACAGGCTGTCGATGCCTTCGTCCATCAGCCAGCGTGCCAGATCGGGGTGGTCTGAGGGCCCCTGACCGCAGATACCGACGTACTTGCCGGCCTTGCGACAGGCCTGGATGGCCATGCTGAGCAGCATCTTCACCGCCGGATCGCGTTCATCGAAGCGTGCGGCGACCAGGCCCGAGTCACGATCGAGTCCCAGCGTCAGTTGCGTCAGATCGTTCGAGCCGATGGAAAAGCCGTCGAAGTATTCCAGAAACCGGTCGGCCAACAGGGCGTTCGATGGGATCTCGCACATCATGATGACGCGCAGGCCGTTGACTCCACGCGCCAGGCCGTTGGCAGTCAGTGCCTCGGTGACCTCGCGCGCCTCATCCAGGGTACGGATGAAGGGAATCATCAGCTCGACGTTGGTCAGTCCCAGTTCATCGCGGACCTTGTGCACGGCGCGGCATTCCAGTTCGAAGCAGTCGCGGAAGTCCGGCGCGATGTAGCGCCCGGCACCGCGGAACCCAAGCATGGGGTTCTCTTCCTTGGGTTCGTAGGCGGCGCCGCCGGCGAGGTTGGCGTATTCGTTGGATTTGAAGTCCGACAGTCGCACGATCACCGGCTTCGGCCAGAATGCCCCGGCCAGGGTCGCGATGCCCTCGGCAAGCTTACCGACGTAGAACTCCACCGGCCCGCCGTAGGCTGTCGCCTGTTCGTCGATCAGGCGGCGCAGGTCGTCCG from the Gammaproteobacteria bacterium genome contains:
- a CDS encoding cytochrome c produces the protein MNVFRNCLYTATFALGCAVTSASAADLSAGKTLHDAHCLKCHDSGVYTRADHRVGSLAGLRKQVIRCEQSLGLTWFDEQIDDVVQYLNTTYYKFQ
- a CDS encoding M48 family metallopeptidase; this encodes MNTYTALFVAAVILSLLLQQWLAGRHIAHIRTCRDRVPGAFADRITLATHQKAADYTTAKTRLGRTELLYDHALLLLWTLGGGLALLDALWTQAGWGPLPTGVVVMMSFLFIGSLLDVPFGAWMTFGLEARFGFNRTSAATFLGDLGKQALLLLVIGTPLIALVLWLMQASGPYWWLYVWMVWVGFSLLMMWAYPTFIAPLFNTFSPLADDALRQRIETLLAHCGFHSEGIFVMDGSRRSGHGNAYFTGLGRNKRIVFFDTLLKALEPDEIEAVLAHELGHFKHRHVQKRLGAIIGLSLAGMALLGWLAGQPAFYHGLGVSEPSLHMALLLFMLAAPVFSVFLQPLFSRLSRQHEFEADAFAVQQTAAPSLANALVKLYRDNASTLTPDPLYSAFHDSHPPAPVRVARLGIRA
- the orn gene encoding oligoribonuclease, whose product is MTPHPDNLIWIDLEMTGLDTNTDSIIEIATIVTDAQLNLIEEGPVFAIHQPDAVLDAMDDWNKNQHGSSGLIQRVRSSPLNEQDAEQMTLDFLRKHVPAKASPMCGNSICQDRRFLARCMPDLEAYFHYRNLDVSTLKELLRRWAPHAPQFEKTAVHLALDDVRDSIRELLFYRERFFRLPGT